The proteins below come from a single Halostagnicola larsenii XH-48 genomic window:
- the proS gene encoding proline--tRNA ligase, which produces MSDESQELGITESKSHKPGEWYAEVVQKAGIADYAPMGGFIVTKPRGYALWERLQDELDGRFKETGVDNVYFPMFIPESFLEREKDIVEGFDPEVAWVTHGGHDELEERLAVRPTSESIIAPFMADWTRSHRDLPLRLNQWCSVVRWEATETKPFFRTKEFMWQEGHTAHASDEGAWDEVWTRLGQYEELYEDVLAIPVLRGKKPEHDKFPGADTTTTVEALMPDGKSVQGGTSHHLGQSFAEAFDITFVDEDEDEQTAYTTSWGLSWRALGALIMTHSDDQGLVLPPTVAPTQVVIVPIWQEDTKENVLEYSEAIAADLEAAGVRVELDDRDERNPGFKFNEHELNGVPLRLEIGPNEVDDEEVTLVHRPDNENVVADRSGLVETVESNLETIYDKLYAAAEERLEDNVREADSPEEIMGTIGKHGGYVRVPWCGDQACEEAIKEKVSAEIVMQPLAEEGEATTGAPEAPDDDDAECAVCGESADQIAYFAKSY; this is translated from the coding sequence ATGAGCGACGAGAGTCAGGAACTCGGGATCACCGAGTCGAAATCGCACAAGCCCGGCGAGTGGTACGCCGAGGTCGTCCAGAAGGCGGGAATCGCAGACTACGCGCCGATGGGCGGCTTTATCGTCACGAAACCGCGGGGCTACGCCCTCTGGGAACGCCTACAGGACGAACTCGACGGCCGGTTCAAAGAAACCGGCGTCGACAACGTCTACTTCCCGATGTTCATCCCCGAGTCGTTCTTGGAGCGGGAGAAAGACATCGTCGAAGGGTTCGACCCGGAGGTCGCGTGGGTCACCCACGGCGGTCACGACGAACTCGAGGAGCGCCTGGCGGTCCGACCGACCAGCGAGTCCATCATCGCGCCGTTCATGGCCGACTGGACGCGCAGTCACCGCGACCTGCCGCTGCGGCTCAATCAGTGGTGTTCGGTCGTTCGGTGGGAGGCGACGGAGACGAAGCCGTTCTTCCGGACGAAGGAGTTCATGTGGCAGGAGGGCCACACGGCACACGCAAGCGACGAGGGCGCGTGGGACGAAGTCTGGACCCGACTCGGACAGTACGAAGAACTCTACGAGGACGTTCTCGCGATTCCCGTGCTTCGCGGCAAAAAACCCGAACACGACAAGTTCCCCGGCGCGGACACGACGACGACCGTCGAGGCGCTGATGCCCGACGGCAAGTCGGTCCAGGGCGGCACCAGCCACCACCTCGGCCAGTCGTTCGCGGAGGCGTTCGACATCACCTTCGTCGACGAGGACGAGGACGAACAGACGGCTTACACCACGTCGTGGGGTCTCTCCTGGCGGGCGCTCGGCGCGCTCATCATGACTCACTCGGACGATCAGGGGCTCGTGCTTCCGCCGACGGTCGCACCGACGCAAGTCGTCATCGTCCCGATCTGGCAGGAGGACACGAAAGAGAACGTGCTCGAGTACTCTGAGGCGATCGCCGCGGACCTCGAGGCGGCGGGCGTCCGCGTCGAACTCGACGACCGGGACGAACGCAATCCCGGCTTCAAGTTCAACGAACACGAACTCAACGGCGTTCCGCTGCGCCTCGAGATCGGCCCGAACGAAGTCGACGACGAGGAGGTTACGCTGGTTCACCGCCCCGACAACGAGAACGTCGTCGCGGACCGCTCAGGGCTGGTCGAGACGGTCGAATCCAACCTCGAGACGATCTACGACAAACTCTACGCGGCCGCCGAGGAAAGGCTCGAGGACAACGTTCGCGAGGCCGACAGCCCCGAGGAGATCATGGGGACGATCGGCAAACACGGCGGCTACGTCCGAGTACCGTGGTGTGGCGATCAGGCCTGCGAGGAGGCGATCAAGGAGAAGGTTTCGGCGGAAATCGTCATGCAACCGTTAGCCGAGGAGGGCGAAGCGACGACGGGCGCTCCGGAAGCGCCAGACGACGATGACGCCGAATGTGCGGTCTGTGGCGAATCCGCCGATCAGATCGCGTACTTCGCGAAATCGTACTGA
- a CDS encoding alpha-amylase family glycosyl hydrolase yields the protein MGNNQSHSRLTQESSIDRRTVMKASAALGTLALSGATLGATGVQALPDGPEADEDTVALQMFHREWTEIESRIPDVADSGFDAIWVQQPAEMKLDWDDLTYDGTMGFYDEVGPYGHRDPHPPIGYQPIDLRNFDSSLGTEGELESLIETAHEHDIEVIVDTVLNHMANPDGPDGRIDWPQFEADKHFHNNGTLGDDCQVDGEAANYECDLLGLPSLDVEHPEVQSAHEAYIEKIAGLGADGLRYDAAAHVWPWYMEENINPLADDLGLWRVAEVWDEGDVDGLLEWADTGMTVFDFPFYSAISDAFENGSMENLSQNAAPGVVHRDPSVAVTFVQNHDAVGPGVQPTDDAQTVPEGRAVELAEAFILAYAGMPMLYRSGPEEYHELEDDELSTLVAVSNEFAQGEVIDRDVGIDHYVFERDGNLLAGINKGGQTESVTVESGWSDTVLVDATGNGDDLEVGATGEVTVEIPAEGYVMYVDDADSIPAERGISFESTEYAIDGGESVDIDVTASAGKEALAADVTLAVDGTDAATESVDIDAGSSVSVSFDVETADLADGEYDLEVTIPDDSDTATLVVGGEADDGELTLRTTVDVGYGQSVYFSGSADELTDWGGGIEGTWSAGNVWEVTIDDPGEFEWKTRRGPSDATGDVWERGDNHNHTDLEVDHQGWTDDA from the coding sequence ATGGGAAATAACCAAAGTCACAGCAGATTGACGCAGGAATCCAGTATCGACCGGCGAACGGTCATGAAAGCGAGCGCAGCGCTCGGAACGCTCGCGCTCTCGGGAGCCACGCTCGGGGCGACGGGCGTGCAGGCGCTGCCCGACGGACCCGAAGCCGACGAGGACACCGTCGCCTTGCAGATGTTTCACCGCGAGTGGACCGAAATCGAATCCCGAATCCCCGACGTCGCCGACTCGGGATTCGACGCCATCTGGGTCCAGCAGCCGGCCGAAATGAAACTGGACTGGGACGACCTCACCTACGACGGGACGATGGGATTCTACGACGAGGTCGGCCCCTACGGGCACCGCGACCCGCATCCGCCGATCGGCTACCAGCCGATCGACCTGCGAAACTTCGACTCCTCGCTCGGAACGGAAGGCGAACTCGAGTCGCTGATCGAGACCGCTCACGAGCACGATATCGAGGTCATCGTCGACACCGTACTCAACCACATGGCCAATCCTGACGGGCCCGACGGGCGGATCGACTGGCCCCAGTTCGAGGCGGACAAACACTTCCACAACAACGGAACGCTCGGCGACGACTGTCAGGTAGACGGCGAGGCGGCAAACTACGAGTGCGATCTGCTCGGCCTCCCCTCGCTGGACGTCGAGCATCCCGAGGTCCAGTCAGCCCACGAGGCGTATATCGAGAAGATCGCCGGGCTGGGTGCCGACGGACTCCGCTACGACGCGGCCGCGCACGTCTGGCCGTGGTACATGGAAGAGAACATCAACCCGCTCGCGGACGACCTCGGCCTCTGGCGCGTCGCGGAGGTCTGGGACGAAGGCGACGTCGACGGCCTGCTCGAGTGGGCCGACACCGGCATGACAGTCTTCGACTTTCCGTTCTACTCGGCCATCTCGGACGCGTTCGAGAACGGCAGCATGGAGAACCTCTCTCAAAACGCCGCACCCGGCGTCGTCCACCGAGATCCGAGCGTCGCGGTCACGTTCGTCCAGAACCACGACGCCGTCGGTCCGGGGGTCCAGCCGACCGACGACGCCCAGACCGTCCCCGAAGGTCGCGCGGTCGAGCTGGCCGAAGCGTTCATCCTGGCGTACGCCGGTATGCCGATGCTCTACCGATCGGGTCCCGAGGAGTACCACGAACTCGAAGACGACGAGCTGTCGACACTCGTCGCGGTCTCGAACGAGTTCGCGCAGGGCGAGGTCATCGACCGCGACGTGGGAATCGACCACTACGTCTTCGAACGGGACGGAAACCTCCTCGCGGGGATCAACAAAGGCGGCCAGACCGAGTCGGTCACGGTCGAGTCGGGGTGGAGCGACACCGTCCTCGTCGACGCCACCGGCAACGGCGACGACCTCGAGGTCGGCGCGACCGGCGAGGTCACCGTCGAGATTCCCGCCGAAGGGTACGTCATGTACGTCGACGACGCCGATTCGATTCCGGCAGAACGCGGTATCTCGTTCGAATCCACCGAGTACGCGATCGATGGCGGCGAAAGCGTCGACATCGACGTCACAGCCAGCGCCGGCAAGGAGGCTCTCGCCGCGGACGTGACACTCGCAGTCGACGGCACCGACGCGGCGACCGAGAGCGTCGACATCGATGCCGGATCGTCGGTCTCGGTGAGCTTCGACGTGGAGACGGCCGACCTCGCGGACGGCGAGTACGACCTCGAGGTCACCATCCCCGACGATTCCGACACCGCCACGCTCGTCGTTGGAGGCGAAGCCGACGACGGCGAACTAACGCTTCGGACGACGGTCGACGTCGGATACGGTCAATCCGTCTACTTCAGCGGCAGCGCCGACGAGCTCACCGACTGGGGCGGCGGGATCGAAGGGACCTGGTCTGCGGGCAACGTCTGGGAGGTCACCATCGACGACCCCGGCGAGTTCGAGTGGAAGACCCGCCGCGGCCCGTCGGACGCCACCGGCGACGTCTGGGAGCGCGGCGACAATCACAATCACACGGACCTCGAGGTCGACCATCAGGGCTGGACGGACGACGCCTGA
- a CDS encoding quinone oxidoreductase family protein, with the protein MRAIEVPTYGESDTLEVVDSEKPDPEPGEVRIEIEAAGINFADIMQRRGAYPGGPDAPYTPGMEAAGTVDETGKGVDLEEGDRVVAMLNTGGYAEYATANAQMLFPIPDGMSFEEAAGFPVQFLTAHACLFEWGGLAEGESVLIQAAAGGVGTAAVQLAAQAGAEVFGTASTQEKLDLAAELGCDHPIQYTEVDFREPIAEETDGEGVDLVLESVGDDVFDRSLDALAHFGRLVTYGVASGVPAEAENRRLLFENKSVSGFHLGQASVHDPSKIMKAVPELTEGLTSGDLEVIVGESFALEDAAEAHQYIEDRKSSGKVVLKP; encoded by the coding sequence ATGCGAGCTATCGAAGTGCCAACGTACGGAGAGAGCGACACGCTCGAGGTCGTCGACTCGGAGAAACCCGATCCAGAACCGGGCGAGGTTCGAATCGAGATCGAAGCCGCCGGGATCAACTTCGCGGACATCATGCAACGCCGCGGCGCGTATCCCGGCGGTCCCGACGCGCCGTATACGCCCGGCATGGAAGCCGCGGGGACGGTCGATGAGACTGGCAAAGGTGTCGACCTCGAGGAGGGCGACCGCGTCGTCGCGATGCTCAACACCGGCGGATACGCCGAGTACGCGACTGCGAACGCCCAGATGCTGTTCCCGATTCCCGACGGGATGAGCTTCGAGGAAGCCGCCGGATTCCCCGTTCAGTTTCTCACCGCCCACGCCTGTCTGTTCGAGTGGGGCGGCTTAGCGGAGGGTGAATCGGTCCTGATACAGGCCGCGGCGGGCGGCGTCGGCACCGCCGCGGTGCAACTCGCCGCCCAGGCCGGTGCCGAGGTCTTCGGAACCGCGAGCACGCAGGAAAAACTCGACCTCGCCGCGGAACTGGGTTGTGACCACCCGATCCAGTACACGGAGGTCGACTTCCGGGAGCCGATCGCGGAAGAAACCGACGGCGAGGGCGTCGACCTCGTCCTCGAGAGCGTCGGCGACGACGTGTTCGACCGCAGTCTCGACGCCCTCGCACACTTCGGTCGGCTCGTCACCTACGGCGTGGCAAGCGGCGTCCCGGCCGAGGCGGAGAACCGACGGCTCCTCTTCGAGAACAAGAGCGTCTCCGGATTCCACCTCGGACAGGCGTCAGTCCACGACCCGAGCAAGATCATGAAGGCCGTTCCGGAACTCACCGAGGGGCTCACGTCGGGCGATCTCGAGGTTATCGTCGGCGAGTCGTTCGCACTCGAGGACGCGGCCGAGGCCCACCAGTACATCGAAGACCGGAAGAGTTCGGGAAAAGTCGTGCTGAAACCGTAA
- a CDS encoding ATP-dependent DNA helicase, translating to MGDRSEPAGTGPLEPKGNQRRVIESESVSTAVDAGAGTGKTTTMLMRIERAIDSGAVDPEDVLVLTFANEAASSIREAVTERLDPEAAAAIDVYTYHSFCYQLVREYAYYLGLSPEFEVVTERKRRRIVGRLLAETEYDFAAAPARGDSSPADLADAIDGFIATMSQEDIGPETLESRLPSVRTLELCTEFVLWLEETATEELSFDKEAFRYFNDPDHLEAARESLIEYGKLVGFCREKIAEAPSEFRSDPVVGTIDRYLRALQTCVTNTLEELSLEEPTTKHLPRALFGNEIWGESTGRLEQTPFGRLKHYVEFLRLARHYTDVYADYRETLARDDAVDFDELVRTATGLLTGAGSVADEIANRWDHVYCDEFQDTDETQFRLIRALTEGETRPDLLAIGDKDQAIYGWRGTDREGLDRLADTDDEHESIELELNFRSRQEILDLTNHCSYGPQESKTLRENDRTPGEYDEADPPHRLLKVESDELPWSTPEQVARATARLLNGRVENVPRRSLEDIAIIVRTNRQAQAVADELESRRIPFAVSGSPRGKISPGVQTVLSYLRVLVDPDADAHLRRVLLYRYRIPESDLAALARRGDSLYEALFDIDCFPESASDLESGTKRPSSGDDQPSVEALDRLSRARDHLEALESIRDVYPLSEFVRRFRERTNLEWFLTAEERAELERIDRFVEGYDGDSVLTALTPRFVDALERTLRASESSGDRGARSSDRIDVMTVHQAKGLQFDTVLAPFLSDEEWCVDGDYARRDRYRLLEATLDDDVDSPLLANLAADPLGEEWRVLHVALTRAENHLLVFGSEYDYDGDETQLSVSTAESCLADDIEWSVAGKRMDLWSTVSESFETVREQYPKTVVDWTDALSSTARTNPGTITYYQDYDDRRIEPLETREAIETVHQLGRLLRNGQLLPAADAASSAGLVDDFDVPMARQASALTTETVRFPVETLSTISELEATMRHSYSALATHETCARKHYLDHVVQAPGDSVRPAESDRENLSPDSRRSTRDRADSRLVGSIFHAVAEEAFHRGYDTRGAWHDAASRQLAARDSLEHREAVLACIDRYFEAEAEAFDAPVADWETVAAELPFVLEDVSGVTGDVVGYVDSVQRTPAGGLVVLDYKATAERIDPGEAVQLSVYARACEQAFDEPIAGVGYVYVGDVEGSRVELLEPGELPDWSAVRESLASIDEPTFVETTPGPHCRYCPHRSLGCGPDGDASAEAEGSPSIEADGGRTGQ from the coding sequence ATGGGTGACCGGTCGGAACCGGCGGGAACCGGTCCGCTCGAGCCGAAGGGAAACCAGCGGCGGGTCATCGAGAGCGAGAGCGTGTCGACGGCCGTCGACGCGGGTGCCGGGACCGGGAAGACGACGACGATGCTCATGCGGATCGAGCGGGCGATCGACAGCGGGGCGGTCGACCCCGAGGACGTGCTGGTACTCACCTTCGCGAACGAGGCCGCCTCGAGCATTCGCGAGGCGGTAACAGAACGGCTCGATCCGGAGGCCGCCGCGGCCATCGACGTCTACACCTACCACTCGTTCTGTTATCAGCTCGTTCGCGAGTACGCCTACTACCTCGGACTCTCGCCGGAGTTCGAGGTCGTGACCGAACGCAAGCGACGGCGGATCGTCGGCCGACTGCTCGCCGAAACCGAGTACGACTTCGCGGCGGCCCCCGCTCGCGGCGACAGCTCACCGGCGGACCTCGCAGACGCCATCGACGGGTTCATCGCGACGATGAGCCAGGAGGACATCGGCCCCGAAACCCTCGAGTCGCGACTGCCGTCGGTCCGGACACTCGAGTTGTGTACCGAGTTCGTCCTCTGGCTCGAGGAGACCGCGACCGAGGAACTCTCCTTCGACAAGGAGGCGTTTCGGTACTTCAACGACCCCGATCACCTCGAGGCCGCACGCGAGTCGCTGATCGAGTACGGCAAGCTGGTCGGCTTCTGTCGCGAGAAGATCGCGGAAGCGCCGAGCGAGTTTCGGTCGGATCCGGTCGTCGGCACGATCGATCGATACCTTCGGGCGCTACAGACGTGCGTGACCAATACACTCGAGGAACTCTCGCTCGAGGAGCCGACGACGAAACACCTGCCGAGAGCGCTGTTCGGAAACGAGATCTGGGGCGAGTCGACGGGCCGACTCGAGCAAACGCCGTTCGGTCGGTTGAAACACTACGTCGAGTTCCTGCGGCTCGCCCGCCACTATACCGACGTCTACGCGGATTATCGGGAGACGTTAGCGCGCGACGACGCCGTCGACTTCGACGAACTCGTTCGGACGGCGACGGGGTTGCTCACCGGAGCCGGTTCCGTCGCCGACGAAATCGCGAACCGCTGGGACCACGTCTACTGCGACGAGTTTCAGGACACCGACGAGACGCAGTTTCGACTCATTCGGGCGCTCACCGAGGGCGAAACCCGGCCGGATCTACTCGCGATCGGCGACAAGGATCAGGCGATCTACGGCTGGCGAGGAACCGACCGCGAGGGGCTCGACCGACTCGCCGACACCGACGACGAACACGAGTCGATCGAACTCGAGTTGAACTTCCGGTCGCGACAGGAGATCCTCGATCTGACGAACCACTGTTCGTACGGGCCCCAGGAGTCGAAGACGCTGCGGGAGAACGACCGAACCCCCGGCGAGTACGACGAGGCGGATCCGCCCCACCGACTGCTGAAAGTCGAGAGCGACGAACTGCCCTGGTCGACGCCCGAGCAGGTGGCCAGAGCGACCGCTCGACTGCTCAACGGCCGGGTCGAGAACGTCCCGCGGCGCTCGCTCGAGGATATCGCGATCATCGTTCGAACGAACCGGCAGGCGCAGGCGGTCGCCGACGAGCTCGAGAGTCGCCGGATCCCCTTTGCCGTCTCCGGCTCGCCGAGGGGCAAAATCTCGCCGGGCGTCCAGACCGTCCTCTCGTATCTTCGCGTACTTGTCGACCCGGACGCCGATGCCCACCTCCGGCGGGTGTTGCTCTATCGGTATCGCATTCCGGAATCGGACCTCGCGGCGCTCGCCCGGCGAGGCGACTCGTTGTACGAGGCGCTGTTCGATATCGACTGTTTCCCCGAGTCCGCTTCCGACCTCGAGAGCGGTACGAAGCGCCCCTCATCTGGCGACGATCAGCCGTCGGTCGAGGCCCTCGACAGGCTCTCGCGGGCCCGAGATCACCTCGAAGCGCTCGAGTCGATCCGGGACGTCTACCCGCTCTCGGAGTTCGTCCGGCGCTTCCGGGAACGAACGAATCTCGAGTGGTTCCTGACCGCCGAGGAACGCGCCGAACTCGAGCGAATCGATCGATTCGTCGAGGGATACGACGGCGATTCGGTACTGACGGCGCTCACGCCGCGGTTCGTCGACGCGCTCGAACGAACCCTCCGCGCGAGCGAGTCCTCGGGCGACCGTGGCGCTCGCTCGAGCGACCGTATCGACGTGATGACGGTCCACCAGGCGAAGGGGCTGCAGTTCGATACCGTCCTCGCACCATTCCTCTCGGACGAGGAATGGTGCGTCGACGGCGATTACGCTCGCCGCGACCGGTACCGACTCCTCGAGGCGACGCTCGACGACGATGTCGACTCGCCGCTGCTCGCGAACCTCGCGGCCGACCCCCTCGGCGAGGAGTGGCGCGTGCTCCACGTCGCACTGACTCGAGCCGAGAACCACCTCCTCGTGTTCGGCTCGGAGTACGACTACGACGGCGACGAGACGCAGTTGTCCGTCTCGACCGCCGAGTCCTGTCTCGCCGACGACATCGAGTGGTCCGTGGCGGGCAAACGGATGGACCTCTGGTCGACGGTCTCCGAGAGCTTCGAGACCGTTCGCGAGCAGTATCCGAAGACCGTCGTCGACTGGACGGACGCACTTTCGTCGACAGCACGCACGAACCCGGGAACGATCACGTATTACCAGGACTACGACGACCGGCGGATCGAACCGCTCGAGACGCGGGAGGCGATCGAGACGGTCCACCAGCTCGGTCGATTGCTCCGCAACGGGCAGTTGCTCCCGGCCGCCGACGCCGCGAGCAGTGCCGGACTCGTCGACGACTTCGACGTACCGATGGCGCGGCAGGCGAGTGCGCTAACGACGGAGACGGTTCGGTTCCCGGTCGAGACGCTCTCGACCATCTCCGAACTCGAGGCGACGATGCGTCACAGTTACTCCGCGCTGGCGACCCACGAGACCTGCGCCCGAAAGCACTACCTCGATCACGTCGTGCAGGCACCCGGCGATTCCGTTCGACCGGCCGAGAGTGACCGCGAGAATCTGTCGCCGGACTCGCGGCGGTCAACACGGGATCGAGCCGACAGCCGTCTCGTCGGGTCGATCTTCCACGCCGTCGCCGAGGAGGCGTTCCACCGCGGCTACGACACCCGTGGTGCGTGGCACGACGCGGCCAGCAGACAGCTCGCAGCGCGTGATTCCCTCGAGCACCGCGAGGCGGTTCTGGCGTGTATCGATCGGTATTTCGAGGCCGAAGCCGAGGCGTTCGACGCTCCCGTCGCCGACTGGGAGACCGTCGCGGCCGAACTGCCGTTCGTCCTCGAGGACGTCTCCGGAGTCACTGGGGATGTCGTCGGTTACGTCGATTCGGTCCAGCGAACCCCCGCGGGCGGGCTGGTCGTGCTCGATTACAAAGCGACCGCCGAACGGATCGATCCGGGCGAGGCCGTCCAGCTCTCGGTGTACGCTCGAGCCTGCGAGCAGGCGTTCGACGAACCGATCGCAGGGGTCGGATACGTCTACGTCGGCGACGTCGAGGGGTCGCGGGTCGAACTCCTCGAGCCGGGGGAACTGCCCGACTGGTCGGCGGTTCGCGAGTCGCTCGCGTCCATCGACGAGCCGACGTTCGTGGAGACGACGCCGGGTCCCCATTGCCGATATTGCCCCCATCGGTCGCTCGGGTGTGGGCCCGACGGAGACGCGTCCGCGGAGGCCGAGGGCTCGCCGTCGATCGAAGCTGACGGCGGGCGAACTGGGCAGTGA
- a CDS encoding PD-(D/E)XK nuclease family protein, whose product MSDRTLSVDALETYLRCPRRYEFAHVQELRRDEPDSPSADRVDLLRRALCDGLRTGETDQKPLEEAILERLSTRWHEHDERFHSRAQREFERRVLEATARAYVEAVGAAHAAGIDDLRSTSTAGELVGPALALSSTISIPADEPSTSRSVALESSVDYVVGDGSSLVGVRFVPTVDSLGLLRYRSDWEGDVQALFTDHFDPDESTFEPGTVATLLETAVVLDGLRGLCDRLGLEDRTCRYVVIPLADRSRNSVNWVSETVETSVEGTDLTDVFIDHHTFGMTHEHRNGTVEDRLATIVDDLVSKRFNPPGGWDRIADESCPDCGYAVCCPDYLSREVRFDG is encoded by the coding sequence GTGAGTGATCGAACGCTCTCGGTCGACGCGCTCGAGACGTATCTCCGCTGTCCGCGACGCTACGAGTTCGCTCACGTACAGGAACTCAGACGGGACGAACCGGATTCGCCGTCGGCCGACCGCGTCGATCTGCTTCGACGAGCGCTCTGTGACGGCCTTCGAACTGGCGAGACCGATCAGAAACCCCTCGAAGAAGCAATCCTCGAGCGATTGTCGACGCGCTGGCACGAGCACGACGAGCGGTTTCACTCACGAGCACAACGCGAGTTCGAACGCCGGGTGCTCGAGGCAACCGCACGGGCGTACGTCGAGGCGGTCGGGGCTGCTCACGCCGCGGGCATCGACGACCTTCGATCGACGAGCACCGCTGGCGAACTGGTCGGGCCGGCGCTCGCGCTGTCGTCGACGATATCGATTCCAGCGGACGAGCCGTCGACGAGTCGATCCGTCGCCCTCGAGTCGTCGGTCGATTACGTCGTCGGCGACGGCTCCTCGCTCGTCGGCGTTCGGTTCGTTCCCACGGTCGACTCGCTCGGACTGCTCCGCTATCGGTCCGACTGGGAAGGCGACGTTCAGGCGCTGTTTACGGACCACTTCGATCCGGACGAGTCGACCTTCGAACCGGGCACGGTCGCCACGTTACTGGAGACGGCCGTCGTTCTCGACGGCCTCCGGGGGTTGTGCGATCGGCTCGGGCTCGAGGATCGGACCTGCCGATACGTCGTGATCCCGCTGGCGGATCGATCCCGGAACTCGGTCAACTGGGTGAGCGAAACCGTCGAAACGAGCGTCGAAGGGACCGACCTGACCGACGTCTTCATCGATCACCACACGTTTGGCATGACACACGAACACCGGAACGGAACGGTCGAAGACCGACTCGCAACTATCGTCGACGACCTCGTCTCCAAGCGGTTCAATCCTCCGGGAGGATGGGATCGGATCGCAGACGAGTCGTGTCCGGACTGTGGCTATGCGGTCTGCTGTCCGGACTACCTCTCACGGGAGGTGCGTTTCGATGGGTGA
- a CDS encoding CBS domain-containing protein, which yields MDDIFVARLMSTTLHTVSPDTLVEKAGQEMLENDIGSVVVVDEQNQLEGILTSTDFITIVAESYPKAETSVSRYMTTDVITASAQDSIREVADLMVEHGFHHVPVVNGDEGVIGIITSSDLAKYLSNVETPSPGEAV from the coding sequence ATGGACGATATTTTCGTCGCGAGACTGATGTCCACCACGCTCCACACCGTCAGCCCCGACACGCTGGTCGAGAAAGCGGGACAGGAAATGCTCGAGAACGACATCGGGTCGGTCGTCGTCGTCGACGAACAGAACCAACTCGAGGGGATTCTCACCTCCACTGACTTCATCACTATCGTCGCCGAGAGCTACCCGAAAGCCGAAACGTCGGTTTCGCGGTATATGACGACGGACGTCATCACCGCCTCGGCACAGGATAGCATTCGGGAAGTCGCAGACCTCATGGTCGAACACGGCTTTCATCACGTGCCGGTCGTCAACGGAGACGAGGGCGTCATCGGTATCATCACGTCCTCCGACCTCGCCAAGTACCTCTCGAACGTCGAGACGCCCAGTCCCGGCGAAGCGGTCTGA
- a CDS encoding VOC family protein, translated as MTHVLNWFEIPSTDFDRAVDFYSVVLERDIDVHSPGEDDAVGERAGMFHVEDGEVGGMIVESDEYTAESGAKISYEPTDSGLVIYLSVDGDLDDVLARVDSNGGETVIPKESIPEMESHFAVITDSEGNRVGLVSNE; from the coding sequence ATGACACACGTACTCAATTGGTTCGAAATTCCCAGTACCGACTTTGATAGAGCAGTCGACTTCTATTCGGTCGTTCTCGAGCGCGATATCGACGTTCACTCGCCGGGCGAAGACGACGCGGTAGGTGAGCGAGCCGGCATGTTTCACGTCGAAGACGGCGAAGTCGGCGGCATGATCGTCGAGAGCGACGAATACACCGCCGAGAGCGGCGCGAAAATCAGCTACGAGCCGACGGACAGCGGCCTCGTAATCTACCTCTCCGTCGACGGCGACTTGGACGACGTCCTCGCTCGAGTCGACTCGAACGGCGGAGAGACGGTTATTCCGAAAGAATCGATCCCCGAGATGGAGAGTCACTTCGCGGTCATCACGGATTCCGAAGGAAATCGGGTCGGGTTGGTGTCCAACGAGTAG